The genomic region TGCTCAAAATTTGAAAAATCAACATCTGCGTTGGCTTCAAACGTAGCAGATGGAAGAACTACAATTCTGAAGGTTTGATTTTCTGTAAATTGACTGCTAAGACCGCTCAAATCAAAATTCCCATCTATTATTATTTCTATATCCGAAACAGTGTAATTAAAAACATACTGTATTGTTCCTTGATTCAGAAAGAAATTTTGAGGAATTTGGCTCCATGAATCTATAGTGCCACCGTCCTCTGCATCTAAAATTTCCAAGCGATAAATTAAAACTGCATCTGATTCCGGTTCGAATGTAGCCACTTCGTCTGGAATGTCAAATACTTGTGAGTAATAATTGACATCGGCTAAATACTCAAAATCAATTGTTCTTTCATAAGTATATCCAAGACCATCCAGCCCATCTACACCATCCTGTCCCGGAGGTCCTGGAGGTCCAACTTCACCGTCTGAAGAACATGCGACGATCGTACTTGCTATTAAAATAAGTGATAGTAATTTTTTCATGATAAATTGGATTTAGTTATTGATTAAAGTTGATGCTGGCCGAATTCACGCAAAAGCGCTGGCCGGTCTCTGTAGGACCATCATCAAAAACGTGGCCAAGATGGCTTCCGCAGTTAGAACAAAGGATTTCAGTGCGTATCATTCCAAATGTTCTATCCTGAATATACTCTACTTTTCCATCAATCGCATTGTCGAAACTTGGCCATCCACATCCACTTTCAAATTTTGCATCACTCTCAAATAATTGCTCTCCGCAGGCCGCACACTGATAGTCACCATCTTCAAAATGAAGATTGTACTCACCAGTATGCGGTGCTTCAGTTCCTTTTCCTCTTAAAACTCTATACTGCTCAGGAGAAAGTTTTTCTTTCCACTCCTCTTCAGTCTTTTCTATATTATACTTCTTCATATTATTACTTTTTTGGTTCGAAGTCCATAGCGACTCCGTTGATACAATGTCTTTTTCCCGTAGTTTCTCTGGGACCATCATTAAAAACATGACCAAGATGTCCACCACACTTAGCACAATGCACTTCATCACGCTGGTAACCTAATTTAGAATCACTTCCATAGGCAACACCGCCTTCGATCGCACGATCAAAACTTGGCCATCCGGTACCGCTTTCAAATTTGTGCTCATTCTCGTATAATTCATTTCCACAAGCAGCGCACACGAAGATCCCAGGTTCTTTAATATCCAGTAGATCACTACTATAAGGTCTTTCTGTTGCCGCCTCTCTCAAAACTGCATACTCCTGTGAAGTTAATTCTGCTTTCCATTCCTCTTTGGACTTGGTTACTTCGTAGGATTTGGAACTTTCCTTAGTAGAATCTTTCTGTGCATTTCCGTTACAACTAAACAGAAACGTGGCCATTAGGCTTAGTATTAAAAACTTTTTCATCTTTTAATTTTTTCTTTAAAATTACAATTATTGTGCCGCTATAAAACTTGTAATTTTGTTAATTACTTCAGGATTACCTAGTATCCTGCGGTGTCCAAGGTTTTCGGTGATCATCAATTCACTATTCTCCAGAACCTCATCAATCTCGTAAGCCGAATTCACTTCAACATCCACATCATGTTCGTCGTGAATAATAAGAGTAGGAGTAAACACTTCTTTGGCAGACTCTGCACCAGAAAGTGCGTCCATATCCTGTTTAAATTTATTGTCCAGATATGCTTTCATCTTCCTAGCAACCTTATCGTTCATTTTCATGTTAGCAGCAAAGTTTTTAGTGATCTCGGTAACGTTATTTGCCGTTCCAATCAATATTAGCTTGTTGGTTTTTAATCCATCCTTTATAGCTCTAAGAGATGACATACCTCCAAGAGAATGTCCGATTACAGCTTCAAATGGACCATACTTATTATCCAGAAATTTTACAGCTTCAATAAAGAAAGGCATCATGCTCATTTTCCCGTCGGCTTTTCCATGTCCTGGAGCATCAAAGCTTATCGTTTGATAGCCCATTACTTTTAATGCTGAAGCAATTTTAGCCAGCTGAGTTCCCCGGCCGCTCCAGCCATGAACAAGCAGAACTTTCTTACTTGACTTTCCATATTTGTAGGTCACGATTTCTCGGTTCACTGAAGGAACTATTACCTTTTCCTGTTCTGTGTTTTCATCCATTTCCTTTTCTCTCTCCGGAAGTTTATAACGGAAAGGAGTAAGAAATAGCTTCGCCGCAAATCTGCTGGCCAGAAACGGACTTACTTTCGTTAGAATTTGGGATGTAGTTAGAATATACTGCGGAACCAATAGTCTTTGAACCGGTATGCTGTCTTTAGTATTTTGAGTCATTTTGGGTGCGTTCTGGTCGTGAGTCGGCTTTCATACGTTGTTTGTAATATGCTTTGAAAGCCTTGTGAATACTGCAAATATCAACAATGGTATTGTTTTTGAAACTGCTTTTATTGTTAAATCATACTTAATTCAACTCGAGCAGGTTTGCTGCTTTTGTACTTTTAGGTATCAAAAACCAACGATATGAAAATTAAGAATGCCTTATTAGGTTTAAGTGTACTGCTTATGGTGGTCTCATGTAAGACTAATCCATTTACTGGAGAGAAAAATTTGAACTTTGTCTCCAATGATCAATTGTTCCCAACTTCTTTTGAACAATACAATCAATTTCTGAACGAAGCCGAAGTCGTGAATAATACGGAAGAATCCAGAAAGGTTAAAAGACTAGGAGAAGATATTGTAACTGCTGCTGAAAGATATTTGAACGCCAACGGTTACCAGGGTTTTATGAATGACTTTAAATGGGAGTTCAATCTTGTAAAAGATGATCAGGCCAACGCTTTTGCTATGCCTGGTGGAAAAGTTGTCGTTTATACAGGTATTTTGGATGAAGCTCAGAATACAAATGGTCTCGCTACAATCATGGCTCATGAGATCGCCCATGCACTTGCAGATCACGGTGCTCAAAGAATGAGTGCAGCTCAATTACAACAATTAGGAGCAGTAGCTGGAACAGTAGCTGTTAGTGGTCGTAGTGAAAGTACGCAACAAATTTTTGCTCAGGCATATGGATTAGGTACGACAGTAGGAGTAATGCTCCCTTTTAGCAGAAGTCATGAGTCTGAAGCTGATAGAATTGGGTTAACACTTATGGCAATTGCTGGTTACGATCCTAGGGAAGCTCCTGAATTATGGAAAAGAATGCAAGCTAATAGTGGCGGGCAGGCTCCACCAGAATTTTTGAGTACTCACCCTTCGAATGCAACAAGGATCAACAATTTAACTCAGTGGGCTCCTGAAGCTATTGCTGAAGCGAAAAAATACGGATCTACTACTTTTAAATAAGTTATCTTAAAATTAAAATTGAAAAGCCACCGGTCTCGGTGGCTTTTTCTATTTTTAGTGCATGAAGCAATTACCTAAAGGCAGCAAAAAGCTAATTCACGCATGGGCTTTTTATGATTGGGCCAATTCAGTTTATAGTCTGGTTATCTCCTCGGCAATATTTCCAATATTTTATGGTGCCCTAACGATCGTAAAGGATTCCGAAGGGAATATCATCAGCGATACGGTTAGCTTTTTAGGTTTCAACTGGAATAATGATACTCTAATTAGTTACGTTACAGCCGCTGCATTTCTTGTGGTTAGTTTTCTTAGTCCATTTCTGTCTGGTATTGCCGATTATGTTGGAAACAAAAAGAACTTCCTGAAATTCTTCTGTTATCTCGGAGCCGTATCCTGCATAGGTTTGTTCTGGTTCAATCTTGAGAATCTCTGGTTCGGCTTGCTTTGCTACTTTCTTGCACTTATTGGATTTTGGTCCAGCCTGGTGTTCTATAATTCATACCTGCCAGATATCGCCTTTAATGATCAACAGGATAAAGCAAGTGCGAAGGGATTTTCCCTTGGCTATTTGGGTAGCGTGATACTACTTGTGCTTTGCCTAATCATGATCTTGAAATACGAATGGTTTGGCTTTGAAGATGAAGGTTTGCCTACACGACTTTCTTTCGTACTTACGGGAATCTGGTGGATCGCCTTTAGTCAGTATACCTATTATTATCTTCCAAAAGGTAATAAAAAAGCTCGACTTACAAAGAATGTACTATTCAACGGGTTCAAGGAATTGAAAGGTATCTGGTTTAAGATCAATCAGAATAAACAATTGAAGCGCTATTTAGTGGCATTCTTTGTTTACAGTATGGCTGTTCAAACTATTATGTTGATCGCGACTTATTTTGGGATCGAAGAACTGGAATGGGGAGAACAGGATGCAACTACAGGTTTGATCATAAGTATTTTGCTAATTCAGCTTGTAGCGGTGCTTGGAGCTTTTTTAACCTCGCGACTAGCCATTAAATATGGAGATGTTAAGATCCTGATTTTTATCAACCTGATTTGGATAGCAATTTGTGGGTATGCTTATTTTATTACAACTCCGCAACAATTTTATGTAGCAGCAGCTTCAGTAGGTTTGGTTATGGGTGGGATCCAATCACTATCAAGATCTACTTATTCCAAAATGTTACCAGAGAATGCTGTAGACACTGCCAGTTATTTTAGTTTTTACGATGTAGCAGAAAAGATCGGGATCGTGATCGGGATGTTCATGTATGGTTTGGTAGCTCAAATTACTGGTAGTATTAGAAGTTCAATTCTTTTCCTGGTAGTCTTCTTTATTGCCGGAGTATTTTTATTAATGCGTGTACCTAAAAAGCATCCAAAATAAAAAACCTGCCAGAAGACAGGTTTTAATATTACAGCAATTTTAATACTTATTAGTAGCTGGAAACACTTCCGGAACCATTCGTTTTAAAACTTTGTTTTTCCGGATCACCTTTGTATACTATATCTCCTGAGCCACTCACATTTGCTTTCAAACTTGAAGAAGCGTAAACCATAACATCCCCTGAACCGGAAACTCTTGCTTCAACATTTTTGGCTCTCAAATCGAATGCGTCAAAATCACCGCTTCCGGTTACGTTACATTCAAAATTGTCACTACTACCTTTGATCTTAATGTCACCCGACCCGGTTACATGACCTTTCAAATAATTTGTTTGTATATCCAGAACCATATCTCCAGATCCTGTAACACTCACGCTCAATCTTTCTTCTGAAAGTTGATCCTGTGTCCAGATATCCCCGCTTCCAGTAAGCGAAATGTCATTCACACTTTTTACGGGAACAGTAATGAGCAGATCTTTTCTAGTCTGAAGGTTAACGCCTTTTTCTGTAGAAATTTTAAGCGTACCATTTTTTACTTCCGTAAGTATATATTCCTGAAGATTACTTTCTGCAGCAACTTTGATATTTCCTTCAGTTCCCGAAACTAATTTTACGTTCATGGATCCAACCACATGAATTTTTTCATATTCTGAAGTATTCCTGGTTTCAGTTACCATATCTCCGTTTCCACGAATTTTTTTACTGCCCCATTGTGCGTGGGCAGAGGTGAAGGCAAGAAGGAAGAAGGTTGATAGTAATAGTGCTTTTTTCATAATAGTTATTTTAATTGATGATTAATTATTCTTTGCTAAATTTTACGCTTCCATAACTAGTCGAAATATCGATCCTTGCTCCAGAACCAGAACCATAGTTTCCGGAGATGGATTTACTAGTGTTTTTTTCATTGGTACGGCGAACATCCAAACCATCTGTTCCGTTAATGCCGCCATAACTGGTCTTTACGTCAAAACTGAACGTCATTTCCCGATCATAGCCCAAATGAACACCAGCATAATCGGTGTCAATATTCACAGATTTGGTACCATTTACTATTTTTTCGATATGCAAAGATCCATAATCAAGATTGATGTCTGCAGAAGTGAATATCCTGTCTACTTTGGTTGTTAAGTAATCTCCATTCCCAATGAGGACCTTTACTTTGTTGATCTCAATACTTCCATAATCACAGTTAAAATCAAGTTTGGTCACTTTCCGAATTCGGGACTTGGTATAATCTGCATTTACCAATAATTCTTCGGCTTCTCCAATTTCATAATCTGAATAGTCCGCATCAATTTCAGCATTGGTAACAAATCCAATTCGGCTGCTTCTGCTATAATCAAAATTCAGAATATTAGAGCGGCCATTTAACTCACCAACGTCTATCTTTCCGTAGTCACAATTGATATCAGTATTCCCAAAAGTTTTGTCGATGTAGATTCCGCCGTAATTATTATCGAGAGTAAGATTGTTGTTCTCCGGAGCGCGAATCACGTAATTCACTTCCATGTTCACATTGTCGAATCCATCAAAAATATTCTTCCACCAGGACCTGTTTTCCTTAGAGAATTTGGTAGTTGCCGTCACTCCTGAAGAATTCTGTTCAAATTCCACTCGTATATCATTGAGTTTGTCTTCCACATCATCCTCATCGTTCCCATTGGTTTTGATGGTAACCTCAATAAGAACCCGATCTTCTTTCCAGGTCACAATATCGATGTTCCCGTAACTATTGTTAATATTGAGATCACCATTCGTCTTTACGTCAAATTCCTTCCTTATCGTCTTTTTTCGGGTGTGTTTGGCTTCTTCAATAACAGATGCTTCAGTCGTAATTTCAGGCTCTGTGCATTTGCTTTCAGGGTACATGTTGGTAACGAGCACCATGAGGAATAGGATGCTAGATAGTATTGCTTTCATAATTTTGATTGTTTAATGATTTGATGTTTTCAACTTGTTCTAAAACTTGGCTAAGTAGATCTATTCGCTGCTGGAAATTTTGAATCATGGCGTGTATCACTCTTTTATCATTTCCACTTTCTAGAAGATCATTCTCCATTGTTTTATATCGATTTTCCAGTTTTTTTAATTGCTGAAGGGCATCCTTGATGATCGCCTGAGTTTCAGGAGTAGCTTCCGCATTTAGAGCGATGAGTTCTTTTTCAATTAATCCTGAATAAAATTGCTGAGTCTGCCTCATTTCAGGAGAAATACTTGCCAGATCTGATTGGTTTTCCTGGTTAAAATTATTGGATAGTAACAGCACCAAGGCCAATACTGCAGCGATACTCAATAATCCTATCCAGATCTTTCCTGAGTTGCTCCCAGCTTTTTCTGACTTTTTAGTTTTTTCCAGCTTACGGGCAAACTTTTCGCGATGATCTGTTTGCGGTTCTTCGATGTCAAAATTTGCAGACTCGAAGAATTCTTCAAATTCATTATCTCTCATGTTGCTGCAAT from Christiangramia sp. OXR-203 harbors:
- the msrB gene encoding peptide-methionine (R)-S-oxide reductase MsrB, with translation MKKYNIEKTEEEWKEKLSPEQYRVLRGKGTEAPHTGEYNLHFEDGDYQCAACGEQLFESDAKFESGCGWPSFDNAIDGKVEYIQDRTFGMIRTEILCSNCGSHLGHVFDDGPTETGQRFCVNSASINFNQ
- the msrB gene encoding peptide-methionine (R)-S-oxide reductase MsrB, whose amino-acid sequence is MKKFLILSLMATFLFSCNGNAQKDSTKESSKSYEVTKSKEEWKAELTSQEYAVLREAATERPYSSDLLDIKEPGIFVCAACGNELYENEHKFESGTGWPSFDRAIEGGVAYGSDSKLGYQRDEVHCAKCGGHLGHVFNDGPRETTGKRHCINGVAMDFEPKK
- a CDS encoding alpha/beta hydrolase, with the translated sequence MTQNTKDSIPVQRLLVPQYILTTSQILTKVSPFLASRFAAKLFLTPFRYKLPEREKEMDENTEQEKVIVPSVNREIVTYKYGKSSKKVLLVHGWSGRGTQLAKIASALKVMGYQTISFDAPGHGKADGKMSMMPFFIEAVKFLDNKYGPFEAVIGHSLGGMSSLRAIKDGLKTNKLILIGTANNVTEITKNFAANMKMNDKVARKMKAYLDNKFKQDMDALSGAESAKEVFTPTLIIHDEHDVDVEVNSAYEIDEVLENSELMITENLGHRRILGNPEVINKITSFIAAQ
- a CDS encoding M48 family metallopeptidase, which encodes MKIKNALLGLSVLLMVVSCKTNPFTGEKNLNFVSNDQLFPTSFEQYNQFLNEAEVVNNTEESRKVKRLGEDIVTAAERYLNANGYQGFMNDFKWEFNLVKDDQANAFAMPGGKVVVYTGILDEAQNTNGLATIMAHEIAHALADHGAQRMSAAQLQQLGAVAGTVAVSGRSESTQQIFAQAYGLGTTVGVMLPFSRSHESEADRIGLTLMAIAGYDPREAPELWKRMQANSGGQAPPEFLSTHPSNATRINNLTQWAPEAIAEAKKYGSTTFK
- a CDS encoding MFS transporter, with the protein product MKQLPKGSKKLIHAWAFYDWANSVYSLVISSAIFPIFYGALTIVKDSEGNIISDTVSFLGFNWNNDTLISYVTAAAFLVVSFLSPFLSGIADYVGNKKNFLKFFCYLGAVSCIGLFWFNLENLWFGLLCYFLALIGFWSSLVFYNSYLPDIAFNDQQDKASAKGFSLGYLGSVILLVLCLIMILKYEWFGFEDEGLPTRLSFVLTGIWWIAFSQYTYYYLPKGNKKARLTKNVLFNGFKELKGIWFKINQNKQLKRYLVAFFVYSMAVQTIMLIATYFGIEELEWGEQDATTGLIISILLIQLVAVLGAFLTSRLAIKYGDVKILIFINLIWIAICGYAYFITTPQQFYVAAASVGLVMGGIQSLSRSTYSKMLPENAVDTASYFSFYDVAEKIGIVIGMFMYGLVAQITGSIRSSILFLVVFFIAGVFLLMRVPKKHPK
- a CDS encoding head GIN domain-containing protein; this translates as MKKALLLSTFFLLAFTSAHAQWGSKKIRGNGDMVTETRNTSEYEKIHVVGSMNVKLVSGTEGNIKVAAESNLQEYILTEVKNGTLKISTEKGVNLQTRKDLLITVPVKSVNDISLTGSGDIWTQDQLSEERLSVSVTGSGDMVLDIQTNYLKGHVTGSGDIKIKGSSDNFECNVTGSGDFDAFDLRAKNVEARVSGSGDVMVYASSSLKANVSGSGDIVYKGDPEKQSFKTNGSGSVSSY
- a CDS encoding DUF4179 domain-containing protein, producing the protein MRDNEFEEFFESANFDIEEPQTDHREKFARKLEKTKKSEKAGSNSGKIWIGLLSIAAVLALVLLLSNNFNQENQSDLASISPEMRQTQQFYSGLIEKELIALNAEATPETQAIIKDALQQLKKLENRYKTMENDLLESGNDKRVIHAMIQNFQQRIDLLSQVLEQVENIKSLNNQNYESNTI